In the Opitutaceae bacterium genome, one interval contains:
- a CDS encoding phytanoyl-CoA dioxygenase family protein encodes MSTATLPPIFSYGHQLDTDPSVFGMLRESTDVADDFDALRARFQEDGYLYLPGYLDREEVLEVRKTLTDRLAEQGLLHPDYPTFEGVAHPEKRTAFKPDLARENDKLKKLIYSGRLIDFYTGFFGESIRHYDYTWLRAIGPGKGTNPHCDLVYMGRGTKQHMTCWIPYGDVSFELGGLMILEDSHKKSDRLKNYLERDVDEFCENRPDQVEKAKNEQWVFSGSLSHNPPVLRASLGGRWLTTEYRAGDFLTFGMNLVHASLDNRTNRIRLSTDSRYQRASEAIDERWIGANPPGHGLAGKRGRIC; translated from the coding sequence ATGAGCACCGCCACCTTACCCCCCATTTTCTCCTACGGACATCAGCTCGATACCGATCCCTCCGTATTCGGAATGCTCCGCGAATCGACGGATGTGGCCGACGATTTTGATGCGTTGCGGGCGCGGTTTCAGGAGGACGGTTACCTCTATCTGCCGGGTTACCTCGATCGGGAGGAGGTTCTCGAGGTCCGGAAGACCTTGACCGATCGCCTGGCGGAGCAGGGCCTGCTGCACCCGGATTACCCGACATTTGAGGGGGTGGCTCATCCGGAAAAGCGGACGGCCTTCAAGCCGGACCTGGCCCGGGAGAACGACAAGCTCAAGAAGCTGATCTATTCGGGGCGCCTGATCGATTTTTACACCGGTTTCTTCGGAGAGAGTATCCGCCACTACGATTACACCTGGTTGCGGGCCATCGGTCCGGGCAAGGGAACCAATCCCCATTGCGATCTCGTTTACATGGGGCGGGGGACCAAGCAGCACATGACCTGCTGGATCCCCTACGGCGACGTTTCCTTCGAGCTGGGTGGTCTCATGATCCTGGAGGACTCCCACAAGAAATCCGATCGCCTGAAGAACTACCTCGAGCGCGATGTGGACGAGTTCTGTGAAAATCGTCCGGACCAGGTGGAAAAGGCAAAGAACGAGCAATGGGTCTTCTCGGGTTCCCTCTCCCACAATCCCCCCGTTCTGCGGGCCAGCCTGGGAGGTCGCTGGTTGACCACGGAGTACCGGGCCGGGGATTTCCTGACCTTCGGGATGAACCTGGTCCATGCCAGCCTCGACAACCGCACCAACCGGATCCGCCTTTCAACCGACAGCCGTTATCAGCGGGCCTCGGAAGCGATCGACGAACGCTGGATCGGGGCCAACCCTCCGGGGCACGGCCTGGCCGGGAAGCGCGGCCGGATCTGCTGA
- a CDS encoding AraC family transcriptional regulator — MHLPENFESTPWLESPLRTPVGTLLLAGTLRNSRGIGSGRMRILGSHALVLLLRGSGRYRDARGERALLSPGDVIHVFPELPHAYGPGPEEEWDEIYVVFEGPVFSTLRQHGLLSGDRPVDRCPSVVDAYAQLKALFDPPERQGPLNPMKALGGFLSFLFETAGNPASGRSGPEEDPVMAMAIGLLTGPQEGRWLTTAETAQRVGLSEETFRKRFARAVGLPPARFQKQKKIERACAALYHGPRSLKQLAADLGFFDEFHFSKAFRQVVGQPPSTYRRRLAGE; from the coding sequence ATGCACCTTCCCGAAAACTTCGAATCAACGCCGTGGCTGGAAAGTCCCCTCAGGACCCCGGTGGGCACCCTGCTGCTGGCCGGCACGCTCCGCAACAGTCGCGGGATTGGTAGCGGGCGCATGCGAATTCTGGGAAGCCATGCCCTCGTTCTGCTCCTGCGCGGAAGCGGTCGCTACCGCGACGCCCGCGGCGAGCGGGCGCTTCTCTCCCCCGGCGATGTCATTCATGTTTTTCCCGAGCTGCCCCACGCTTATGGGCCCGGTCCCGAGGAGGAGTGGGACGAAATCTACGTGGTCTTCGAAGGCCCCGTTTTCTCAACCCTGCGCCAGCACGGCCTCCTCTCCGGCGACCGGCCGGTTGACCGGTGTCCTTCGGTGGTCGACGCCTACGCTCAGCTCAAGGCTCTCTTCGACCCGCCGGAACGCCAGGGCCCGCTCAATCCGATGAAGGCCCTCGGCGGTTTCCTCAGCTTTCTCTTCGAAACCGCGGGAAATCCCGCCTCCGGCCGCTCCGGTCCGGAGGAAGATCCCGTGATGGCCATGGCGATCGGCCTCCTGACCGGTCCGCAGGAAGGGCGGTGGCTGACCACCGCCGAAACCGCCCAACGGGTCGGCCTGTCGGAGGAAACCTTCCGCAAACGCTTTGCCCGGGCAGTCGGCCTTCCGCCCGCCCGCTTTCAGAAACAGAAGAAGATCGAACGGGCCTGTGCCGCCCTCTACCACGGACCGCGCAGCCTCAAGCAGCTCGCCGCAGACCTCGGGTTTTTCGACGAATTTCACTTCTCCAAGGCCTTCAGGCAGGTCGTCGGGCAGCCCCCCTCCACCTATCGCAGGCGACTGGCCGGCGAATAA
- a CDS encoding TetR/AcrR family transcriptional regulator produces MRKHYMIERTGKTDTRGRILSAAMDLFAAHGFHGTTVDAIVQAAEVNKRMVYHYFGSKEKLYKAALVEIYKRLSLLEVETFRHSDDIEENFREIVALYFDFLRANPDFTRLVLWENLNEGRGLKSARPQLTKNPVLHLLDRALKRAKAKGVVRREIHARHLLIHLIALCQIYTSNRHTLSQALGMDLGSPRVLREGKKQAIDLLLNGIMA; encoded by the coding sequence ATGCGCAAGCACTATATGATTGAACGCACCGGGAAGACGGACACCAGGGGCCGGATCCTCTCCGCCGCGATGGACCTGTTTGCCGCCCACGGTTTTCACGGCACCACCGTCGATGCCATCGTGCAGGCCGCGGAGGTGAACAAGCGGATGGTCTACCACTATTTCGGCAGCAAGGAGAAGCTCTACAAGGCCGCCCTCGTCGAGATCTACAAGCGCCTCAGTCTCCTCGAAGTGGAGACCTTCCGGCACTCCGATGATATCGAGGAGAATTTCCGTGAGATCGTGGCCCTCTACTTCGATTTCCTCCGGGCCAATCCCGACTTCACCCGTCTCGTCCTCTGGGAAAACCTGAACGAAGGGCGCGGTCTGAAGAGCGCCAGACCCCAGCTGACCAAGAATCCGGTCCTCCACCTGCTCGATCGGGCCCTGAAGCGGGCCAAGGCCAAGGGCGTGGTCCGCAGGGAGATCCATGCCCGACACCTCCTGATCCACCTGATCGCACTCTGCCAGATCTACACCTCGAACCGACACACCCTTTCACAGGCTCTCGGGATGGACCTGGGTTCTCCACGGGTCCTGCGCGAGGGTAAGAAGCAGGCCATCGATCTGCTCCTGAACGGGATCATGGCCTGA
- a CDS encoding NAD(P)-dependent oxidoreductase, with protein MTVPLDLPAVEEFLAAPTAGAISAVQERPGDFIVLGAGGKMGTTLALMLRRALDRLGRTDRVIAVSRFSQASSRANLEAFGIETRPCDLSDRVALAGLPDAPNVFYLAGTKFGTSDRPDLTWHANTVIPGLVAERYARATIVAFSTGCVYPFVPVASGGATEDTPVEPLGEYGASCIGRERVFSFFSHRFGTPVCLYRLNYSVELRYGVLVDIGTKVLKGEPVDISAGYVNLIWQGEAVARAIQCLGVAASPPAALNVTGPDILRVRDLAEAFGRVLGREPVFTGEESDVCWLANASRSIDLFGPVTIGVDQMIDWIAEYLQRGGGLLGKPTHFESRTGKF; from the coding sequence ATGACGGTGCCGCTTGATTTACCTGCGGTCGAGGAGTTCCTCGCCGCGCCCACCGCCGGGGCCATCAGCGCGGTTCAAGAACGTCCCGGTGACTTCATCGTCCTGGGGGCCGGGGGCAAAATGGGCACGACCCTCGCCCTCATGTTGCGGCGGGCCCTGGATCGACTGGGCCGGACCGACCGCGTCATCGCGGTCTCCCGTTTCAGCCAGGCTTCCAGTCGGGCAAATCTTGAAGCGTTCGGGATCGAAACCCGTCCCTGCGATCTTTCGGATCGCGTCGCTTTGGCCGGCCTGCCCGACGCCCCCAATGTATTTTATCTGGCGGGAACGAAGTTCGGGACGTCGGATCGACCGGATCTGACCTGGCATGCCAATACGGTGATCCCCGGCCTGGTGGCGGAACGCTATGCCCGGGCGACCATCGTTGCCTTCTCCACGGGTTGTGTCTATCCGTTCGTCCCGGTGGCGAGCGGTGGTGCGACCGAGGATACCCCGGTGGAACCACTTGGTGAATACGGAGCCTCCTGCATCGGCCGTGAGCGCGTCTTCTCCTTTTTCTCCCACCGGTTCGGAACCCCCGTCTGCCTCTACCGGCTCAATTATTCCGTCGAGCTGCGTTATGGCGTGCTCGTTGACATCGGGACGAAGGTCCTGAAGGGGGAGCCGGTCGATATCAGTGCCGGCTACGTCAATCTGATCTGGCAGGGAGAGGCCGTCGCCCGCGCCATCCAATGCCTCGGGGTGGCCGCAAGCCCGCCGGCCGCTCTCAACGTGACCGGTCCGGATATCCTGCGGGTCCGCGACCTGGCGGAAGCTTTCGGTCGGGTCCTCGGACGGGAGCCGGTCTTTACCGGCGAAGAGAGCGATGTCTGCTGGCTGGCCAATGCCTCCCGTTCGATCGATCTGTTCGGGCCGGTCACGATCGGTGTCGATCAGATGATCGATTGGATCGCGGAATACCTTCAGCGAGGAGGGGGGCTGCTCGGCAAACCCACCCATTTTGAATCCCGTACCGGCAAGTTTTAG